Below is a window of candidate division WOR-3 bacterium DNA.
ATGCGCGCGACCGGTGCTTCTCAAGCTCACATCTTCGGACTGGTGTGGCTTGAGACCCTGATGCTGTCGCTCCTGGGCGGAGCCGGCGGGCTCGGCCTGGCCCTGGTTGGAGCCCGGCTGCTCGAGAGTGTGGTGAAGAAGTTCCTGCCACTCGCGCCCAAAGGCAGCGTGATTGCGCTGGAGCCGGCCAGCTTCCTGCTGATTATGGCGTTCGTGCTTGGCATCGCGGTCGTGGCCGGTTTCTACCCTGCGGTACGGGCCGCCCGGGCCAAACCAATCGAGGCACTAAGAAGTGAATAGAGGACTAGTGGTCAAGTGGTCTAGTGGTCGAGTACAGGGAACATCGGCTCCGGGCCGGCTCCTCACTGGATCACTGGAACACGGGACCACTGGAGCACTATTCTCGGAAGTGGTCAAGTGGTCTAGTGGTCGAGTGCAGGGAACATCGGCTCCGGGCCGTCTCCTCACTGGAGCACTGGAACACTGGAGCACTGGAGCACTATTCTCATGATCTGGTTCAAGCTGGCATTCAAGAACCTGATTCGGCGCAAGACGCGCTCGACCCTGACCGTGCTCGGTGTTGCCATTGCCATTGCGGTTCTCTACTCCCTGTTCCAGTTTCAGCAGGGCTACCAGTTGCGGCTGAAAGGCGAACTGGGAGCGTTGGGCGCACACGTGATGGTTGTGCCCAAGGGCTGCCCCTACGAAGCCGCGACGATTGCGCTCCACGGCGGCAAGTGGCCGCGCTACATGGACGAGAGTCTGCTCGACAAGGTGAAGGCAGACCCGGGCGTGCTTGAAGCCGCCGGAGTAATCATGGACGCGGTTTTCGCCCCGGACAACAAGAACGTCATCCTGCTCGGGATCGACGAAGACTACATGAAGCTCAGGCCGGCGTGGCACATCAACGGTCACTGGTTTGACTCGGATTCGAGCGTGATCCTGGGCTCGACCTCGGCCCAGGAAGCCGGGGTCAAGGTCGGGGACATCTGGACCGTACCGGAGAAGAACTTCCGGCTGCACGTGGTTGGCGTGCTCAACCGCACGAACACGCAGGACGACGGGTTCGTGTTCGTGCCGCGCAAGACACTGCAGAAGATCTCCGGGCTCGAGGGCAAACTCGTCCTGATTCTCATCAAGGCGAAGCAGGTGGACAGGACTGACGCGTTGGTCGCCTCGCTCAAGGCCAGCGAGGTGGACATGAACGTCTTCCCGCTGTCCGAGCTGCTCAGCACCATCACCTCCTTGATGGCGAGCACCAAGGTTTTCGTTTCCACCATCATCCTGATTGCAGTCATCCTGGGCGGGGTCGGCGTTCTCAACACGGTGCTGATGGCCGTATTCGAGCGGACCAGGGAGATTGGCATGATGAAGGCGATGGGCGGGTCACGCGGGGACGTATTCAAGCTCGTCTGGGCCGAGACCATTCTGACTACCGGGCTGGGCGGCGTGGCCGGCGTGGTGATCGCGATCTTCTCTTCGCGCCTGGTCGAGGCGCTCATCCGCGGAATGATCCCGTACGCGCCCAAGGGTTCGCTCATCGGGCTCTCCTTGCCGACGATGGCCATGTGCGTGGTCCTGTCGCTCGTGCTCGGGCTGTTCGCGGGTTTCTATCCCGCGTTCCGGGCCGCCAGCGTGAAGCCGGTCGAGGCGATAAAGGCAGAATAGCCGTGAGGGATCGAGGGATCGAGGGAGCAGGGGAGCGAGTGTCCGACTCGAATACTGCAGTCGAGGCGCGGGGTCTGACGCGAGTCTACAGGCGTGGGGCAGAGAGCATCAGGGCACTGAAAGGAATCGACCTCGCCATCGGACGCGGCGAGTTCGTCGGGGTCGTCGGGCATTCGGGAGCAGGGAAGACCACGCTTCTGAATCTCTTCGGGCTGATGGACCGGCCGACCGAGGGCAGGCTCGAAGTGCTGGGCACCGACGTCACCCGCCGTGGCGTCCGCTTCGACGCTCTTCGGCGCGCGAACATCGGGTTCGTGTTCCAGGAGTTCTACCTGATGCCGACACTGACCGCGCTCGAAAACGTGCTGCTGCCCACGATGTGGGGCAAGGGAAACGCCGAGCGCCGAGCGGCGAACGCCGAACTTCCCAAGGGAATCCGTGACCGGGCCGAGGAACTTCTCAACTTCGTCGGGCTCGGCCATCGTATGACGCACAAGCCCTCCGAGCTATCCGGCGGCGAGATGCAGCGCGTGGCCGTTGCCCGCGCCCTCATCAACTCGCCGCGCCTGCTGCTCGCCGACGAACCTACCGGCAACCTTGACACTACAACCCGCGATGGCATCTTCAACCTCCTTCTGGGCCTGAACCGGGATTCCGGACTGACGGTTGTTGTGGCAACACACGACCTGAGCCTGGAGTCCCGGTTCACGCGGGTTGTTCGACTGGAAGATGGAGTGATCAAGTGATCCAGCGGTCAAGTGATCGAGTGGCGGAAGGCGGCAGCAGTGGCTCCGGCACTGGGTCACTGGACCACTCAAACACTGGGCCACTTCTTGTTGCCAGCGACCTCTGGCGCAGCTACCATCGGGGCAGCGAGACGATTCACGCGCTGGCCGGGCTGAACCTTGCCCTGGCGCCGGGCGAGATCGTGTCCGTCGTCGGTCGAAGCGGATCGGGCAAGACCACCCTGCTGAACCAGATCGGCTGCCTTGACCGGCCGTCACGCGGCAGCCTGCAGATTGCGGGCACCGAGGTCACCGGCCTCAGAGAGCAGGAACTGGTCCGGTTCCGGCGCGACCACATCGGGTTCATATTCCAGCTCTTCTAC
It encodes the following:
- a CDS encoding ABC transporter permease, with the protein product MIWFKLAFKNLIRRKTRSTLTVLGVAIAIAVLYSLFQFQQGYQLRLKGELGALGAHVMVVPKGCPYEAATIALHGGKWPRYMDESLLDKVKADPGVLEAAGVIMDAVFAPDNKNVILLGIDEDYMKLRPAWHINGHWFDSDSSVILGSTSAQEAGVKVGDIWTVPEKNFRLHVVGVLNRTNTQDDGFVFVPRKTLQKISGLEGKLVLILIKAKQVDRTDALVASLKASEVDMNVFPLSELLSTITSLMASTKVFVSTIILIAVILGGVGVLNTVLMAVFERTREIGMMKAMGGSRGDVFKLVWAETILTTGLGGVAGVVIAIFSSRLVEALIRGMIPYAPKGSLIGLSLPTMAMCVVLSLVLGLFAGFYPAFRAASVKPVEAIKAE
- a CDS encoding ABC transporter ATP-binding protein yields the protein MSDSNTAVEARGLTRVYRRGAESIRALKGIDLAIGRGEFVGVVGHSGAGKTTLLNLFGLMDRPTEGRLEVLGTDVTRRGVRFDALRRANIGFVFQEFYLMPTLTALENVLLPTMWGKGNAERRAANAELPKGIRDRAEELLNFVGLGHRMTHKPSELSGGEMQRVAVARALINSPRLLLADEPTGNLDTTTRDGIFNLLLGLNRDSGLTVVVATHDLSLESRFTRVVRLEDGVIK